The Papaver somniferum cultivar HN1 unplaced genomic scaffold, ASM357369v1 unplaced-scaffold_87, whole genome shotgun sequence genomic sequence ATGTGTAAATCTACAGCGATGGGGGGATTAGGTtttaaaaacgaaaaaaaaatgaACCAGGCAATGATAGCTAGGCTTTCCTGAAGATTACTCACCCAACCAAATTCTTGGTGGGTTAAGCCGTTTAAGaacaaatattttaaaaataaatcaatGTTTTATATCAAGAAATCTGCTAATTCGTCTTGGATATGGAAATCTTATTCACAAATTTATTTGTTGGGAGGTTAGAGACGGTCAGCCCATTAATATTTGGACTGACCAATGGATCCCTAATCTCGAATTTACTCTTGAtcactttgttctgaaaagagcAATGAGTTAAGACTTGTATCAGATCTGATTAATCCTGATACATATAAGTGGAACCAAAAACTAATCAATAAATCCTTTCCTCACATAATTGCACAATCTATTTTGAATATCAATCTGTTTTTAGATAGGGGTGACAACTTAGAACAAGATAAACCTAGATGGAAATTAACTAGGAATGACAACTTCACAGTAAAATCCCTTTATGATAGACTATCTGGAATGCATGATATTAACAGAGATAAGGGATTTTTGGAAAAGATTCTGAAAAGCAGGAATGTCGCAAAGAATAAAATTGTTTATATGGAAATGTATGAACAGTGTCCTACCAATGAATCAGATTCTTTCATGTTATATGCCTGATGTAGATGAAAATTGCATATTTTGTCATGATCATATTGAAACTTTAGAACATCTTCTCTTTGAATGTGTGTATGCTAAATCAGTACGGAACCTCCCTCCTTTCTCAGGGGGAGTTAATAAAAACACTATGCTTTTGTCATCTAAGGAACACTATAACCAATGGCAGGTAGGAGGAGACATTTCGACTGAGACAAGTGCAACTAAGTGCTGGTTCATATGGAAGGAAAGGTGCAACAGAGTATTTGAAGCAAAAGCTACATCCTCGCTACAACTTTCAATCATAAATCAAAGACACGTGAACTATTGGAGCACTACTCAAGGAAATATGGACCAACAAACAAGTTGTACTAACTCAGTAGCACAACAAAGTGTCCCCTGGAAGTTACCAGATTCTAAGTGCGAcaagattaattatgatgcctcTTGGGTATCAGATGTTAATAATGCTAGTTATGGACTAATTATGAGGAATGATGCAGGTGATGGAAAGGCAGGAAAGTCTAGAATCATTGAAGCTTCAAGCCCTGAAAAAGCTGAAGCTCTAGCTCTTCTACAGGGTGCTAGAGGGCCAAAAATGAAGACATGTCTAGTTTCTGGTTGGAGGATGGCCGTGAAAGATCGGTAAATTTCATCTGTGGAAAGGAGATTATGATGGGAATGGAGGAATCAGAGAATTCTGAAGGAGGCTATGAAGATAATAGAAGCATTTAATAGCGTTCTGGgttccaaattcatcctcagaaCTGACAATTCAATGGATGACAGATTAGCGGTGGAAGCGAGTAATCTTcaatttttagtttttagtttttggGAAGAAGATATGCTTCCTTCTTTGATAATCTTATTAGTTTGAAAGAAGGTAGTAGTACCAATGTATCAGGCAGAATTGTAGGTTTGTTGTCGAATGATCACAACAGGGCATATCATGTAGTGATAACTTGACAACATTACACCTGCTTCTCTGCTCTTTCGCTTTTATTTCTGTGTACTttgtttcagttttcttttggtaatatatTTTCATCTGTACTATCAAAAAAAAACGAGTAAAAAATTTTATTTGGCAATCAGCTCTACCagtgaaaaaaacaaaaataaaatgaattgacACTAGAAGAGAAATTAAATG encodes the following:
- the LOC113346028 gene encoding uncharacterized protein LOC113346028, with amino-acid sequence MSQRIKLFIWKCMNSVLPMNQILSCYMPDVDENCIFCHDHIETLEHLLFECVYAKSVRNLPPFSGGVNKNTMLLSSKEHYNQWQVGGDISTETSATKCWFIWKERCNRVFEAKATSSLQLSIINQRHVNYWSTTQGNMDQQTSCTNSVAQQSVPWKLPDSKCDKINYDASWVSDVNNASYGLIMRNDAGDGKAGKSRIIEASSPEKAEALALLQGARGPKMKTCLVSGWRMAVKDRTDNSMDDRLAVEASNLQFLVFSFWEEDMLPSLIILLV